The following proteins come from a genomic window of Salminus brasiliensis chromosome 15, fSalBra1.hap2, whole genome shotgun sequence:
- the LOC140535643 gene encoding protocadherin-8-like: protein MGGNPGSAAAWMLAFTFLSLPVLPALAAGRTMKYQTYEEDAPATVIGSLAKDMALSPSTGSKTNFRMMKQFNASFIRLRESDGQLTIGERIDREKICKHTVQCLIAFDVVSFSKEQFKLIHVEVEVKDINDNSPEFPRKESTLEISENTAVGTRIPLDVAVDEDVGTNYIQSYQISVNSHFTIDMLSRADGVKYAELVLMKELDREAQASFILELAATDGGNPPRSGTTKINVKVKDYNDNSPVFDRNNFSVEIPEDAPVGFLLLDLNAVDPDEGLNGEVVYGFSNQVPSEIRQLFKVDRKSGRLTLESQIDFESKTTYEFDVQASDLGPNPSPPTVCKIIVQVQDVNDNAPEITITPMTSITAGIAHITEAAGKDSFVALISTTDRDSGANGQVHCTLYGHDHFKLQQAYEDSYMIVTTAPLDREKIAEYNLTVVAEDLGSPPFRTIKQYTIRLSDENDNAPMFSKPVYEVSVVENNAPGAYITTVVARDLDLGQNSKVSYKLADTFVMGSPISAFVSLDPATGSIYALRSFNYEVLKQLDLRIQASDGGSPQLHGSATVNLRIVDQNDNAPSITQPVLNNGSAEVLLPKDAPSGYVVTQINARDADEGVNAELSYKIAAGEVSVFSINRATGEVYLNRELNYEVDESLKVTVTVSDNGRPSLTSTATIRFTIVAGAPPSDRNIFQRGGEDDEVQEWDLSIVIIVVLAGSCTLLLLAIIVIATSCNKRKLDKRRDGFHPEKEDGMNLEGGKNNCDPLIPVHGDGVFDVHPYSNKPSFTGSIQGGSDMCCSSEDGTETTCVYESENKSRGAKLEGYSTLPGYGKEPVRPITIWKGNSYTTVSARDPQFSGKDSGKGDSDFNDSDSDISGDGLKKDGHQNNAPNALWACTSECKILGHSDRCWSPTATRASNSSAKTGSLPRDSIRRENYYQAHIPKTVGLQSVYEKVLHREYDYVLVPPPQPIRVREINDVTIPVYSPTTTCCPTDEV from the exons ATGGGAGGCAATCCAGGCAGCGCAGCCGCATGGATGCTCGCTTTCACCTTTCTGTCACTGCCCGTCCTGCCAGCACTCGCCGCGGGACGGACCATGAAGTACCAGACATACGAAGAGGACGCCCCAGCGACCGTTATCGGAAGCCTGGCCAAGGACATGGCGCTAAGTCCGTCCACGGGCTCCAAGACCAATTTCAGGATGATGAAACAGTTCAACGCTTCTTTTATCCGGCTGCGCGAGAGCGACGGACAGCTCACCATCGGGGAGAGGATCGACCGGGAGAAGATCTGCAAGCACACGGTTCAGTGTCTCATCGCCTTTGACGTGGTGAGTTTCTCCAAAGAACAGTTCAAACTGATACACGTCGAAGTGGAGGTGAAGGACATCAACGACAACTCTCCAGAGTTTCCCAGGAAAGAGTCTACGCTGGAAATCTCCGAAAACACAGCAGTGGGTACCCGGATACCCCTGGATGTGGCGGTGGATGAAGACGTGGGCACAAACTACATTCAGAGCTACCAAATCTCTGTCAACAGCCACTTCACCATTGACATGCTGAGCAGAGCTGATGGGGTTAAATATGCGGAGCTGGTGCTaatgaaagaactggacagGGAGGCACAGGCGTCCTTCATCCTGGAACTGGCCGCAACCGACGGAGGAAACCCGCCAAGGTCTGGCACCACGAAGATCAATGTCAAGGTGAAAGACTACAACGACAACAGCCCCGTCTTTGACCGGAACAATTTCTCAGTTGAAATACCAGAGGACGCACCAGTGGGATTCCTGCTGCTCGATCTGAACGCCGTCGACCCAGACGAGGGCTTGAACGGGGAAGTTGTGTATGGGTTCAGCAATCAAGTGCCCTCAGAGATCCGCCAGCTTTTCAAAGTGGACAGAAAATCTGGTCGCCTAACCCTGGAGAGTCAGATCGACTTTGAAAGCAAAACAACGTACGAGTTTGATGTCCAGGCGTCCGACCTGGGTCCCAACCCGAGCCCACCAACCGTCTGCAAAATCATCGTCCAGGTGCAGGATGTGAATGACAACGCACCAGAGATCACCATCACCCCAATGACCTCCATCACAGCAGGGATCGCACACATCACAGAGGCAGCCGGCAAGGACAGCTTTGTGGCGCTgatcagcaccacggacagggACTCAGGCGCCAACGGCCAGGTTCACTGCACATTGTATGGACATGACCACTTCAAACTCCAACAGGCTTATGAGGACAGCTATATGATTGTAACCACAGCTCCcctggacagagagaaaattGCAGAGTACAATTTAACTGTGGTGGCTGAGGACCTCGGCTCCCCCCCTTTCAGAACAATTAAACAGTACACAATTAGGCTGAGTGATGAAAATGACAACGCCCCCATGTTTAGCAAACCTGTCTATGAAGTTTCTGTAGTGGAGAACAATGCACCAGGCGCGTACATAACCACAGTGGTGGCTAGAGACTTAGACCTGGGGCAAAACAGCAAAGTCAGCTATAAACTCGCAGATACCTTTGTTATGGGTTCTCCGATATCAGCATTTGTCTCTCTGGACCCTGCAACTGGCTCAATCTATGCGCTTCGGAGTTTCAACTATGAGGTTTTAAAGCAGCTTGATCTGCGAATTCAAGCGAGCGATGGTGGATCGCCACAACTCCACGGAAGTGCAACGGTCAACCTACGCATAGTGGATCAGAATGATAACGCTCCCTCTATCACACAGCCAGTGCTCAATAATGGCTCTGCAGAAGTTCTCCTGCCAAAAGATGCCCCTTCGGGCTATGTGGTAACCCAGATAAATGCCCGGGATGCCGATGAGGGGGTCAACGCAGAGCTGTCCTACAAAATTGCTGCAGGTGAAGTCTCTGTGTTTTCCATCAACAGAGCCACGGGGGAGGTCTACCTGAACCGTGAGTTGAACTATGAAGTTGACGAGAGCCTGAAAGTCACAGTAACTGTTAGCGACAATGGGAGACCTTCGCTGACTTCAACGGCCACCATCCGCTTCACCATCGTTGCGGGAGCGCCCCCCAGTGACCGCAACATATTCCAGCGTGGCGGCGAAGATGATGAAGTTCAAGAGTGGGACCTCTCCATTGTCATCATCGTTGTTCTGGCAGGGAGCTGCACACTGCTGCTCTTGGCCATCATCGTGATTGCGACAAGCTGCAACAAGCGGAAGCTGGACAAGCGGCGTGATGGCTTCCATCCGGAAAAGGAGGATGGCATGAACCTGGAGGGGGGGAAGAACAACTGTGACCCCCTCATACCAGTTCATGGCGATGGTGTGTTTGATGTCCACCCATACTCCAACAAGCCCAGCTTCACTGGTTCCATTCAGGGAGGCAGTGACATGTGCTGCAGCTCTGAGGATGGCACTGAGACCACCTGCGTGTACGAATCAGAGAACAAAAGCCGCGGAGCAAAACTTGAG GGATATTCAACTCTGCCTGGCTATGGCAAAGAGCCTGTGAGACCAATCACGATATGGAAAGGCAACTCTTACACCACCGTTTCGGCAAGGGATCCTCAGTTCAGCGGGAAAGACAGTGGTAAAGGAGACAGCGATTTCAACGACAGTGACTCAGACATCAGCGGCGACGGCCTGAAGAAAGACGGACACCAAAACAATGCTCCCAATG CTCTGTGGGCATGTACCAGTGAGTGTAAGATCCTTGGCCACTCCGACCGTTGCTGGAGCCCAACCGCCACTAGGGCGAGCAACAGCTCTGCAAAGACCGGCTCACTTCCCAGAGACTCTATCAGGAGGGAGAACTACTACCAGGCCCACATACCCAAAACGGTGGGCCTCCAGAGCGTGTACGAAAAGGTTCTGCACAGAGAATATGACTATGTTTTAGTCCCCCCACCTCAACCAATCAGGGTACGAGAGATCAATGATGTCACCATCCCAGTGTATTCGCCCACAACAACATGCTGTCCCACGGACGAAGTGTGA